From Juglans regia cultivar Chandler chromosome 6, Walnut 2.0, whole genome shotgun sequence, the proteins below share one genomic window:
- the LOC108982846 gene encoding dirigent protein 22-like, whose protein sequence is MAVRAAHVLLIAALVVMASICTADALKTKRIRIQFYMHDIVGGPNPTAVRVAGRLTNYTGSDPIAAMFGSVSVMDNPLTVTPDPNSTVMGRAQGIYAASSQHREFSLLMTLTYVFNSGPYNGSSFSVVGRNPVMSEVREMPVVGGTGIFRLARGYCFARTYSLDQMDAIIGYNVTLYTIPKSHNHYG, encoded by the coding sequence ATGGCTGTACGTGCCGCACATGTGCTTCTCATTGCAGCTCTCGTGGTTATGGCCTCGATCTGCACGGCAGATGCCTTGAAAACCAAACGTATCCGTATCCAATTCTACATGCACGATATCGTCGGCGGCCCGAACCCGACCGCCGTCAGGGTTGCCGGCCGGCTGACCAACTATACAGGTTCGGACCCAATTGCAGCCATGTTTGGGTCTGTTTCCGTTATGGACAACCCTCTGACAGTCACACCGGACCCGAATTCAACCGTGATGGGACGCGCACAAGGGATCTATGCTGCGTCCTCACAGCACAGAGAGTTCAGCCTTCTCATGACGCTCACATATGTGTTCAACAGTGGACCGTACAACGGCAGCTCGTTTAGCGTGGTTGGCCGGAATCCGGTGATGAGTGAGGTCAGAGAAATGCCAGTTGTTGGAGGCACAGGGATTTTCCGGCTTGCTCGTGGGTATTGCTTTGCTAGGACTTACTCTCTGGACCAGATGGATGCAATTATTGGATACAATGTGACACTTTATACAATACCAAAATCCCATAATCATTATGGCTAA
- the LOC108982847 gene encoding methyl-CpG-binding domain-containing protein 10-like: MEKEEQVGVGAQDDLLSIELPAPPSWKKLFFPMKGGTPRKNEIVFIAPTGEEINYKKQLEQYLKSHTDSPAISEFDWGTGETPRRSARISEKVKATPPSNFK; the protein is encoded by the exons ATGGAGAAGGAAGaacaagttggagttggagcGCAAGATGATCTTCTTTCGATTGAGCTCCCAGCCCCTCCTTCTTGGAAGAaattg TTTTTCCCCATGAAAGGAGGTACACCAAGGAAGAATGAGATTGTGTTCATTGCTCCTACTGGAGAGGAGATCAATTACAAAAAACAACTAGAGCAGTACCTAAAATCACACACTGATAGTCCTGCAATATCAGAGTTTGATTGGGGTACTGGTGAGACCCCTAGGAGATCTGCAAGAATCAGTGAAAAGGTCAAGGCAACTCCACCATCAAATTTTAAGTAA